A single Equus quagga isolate Etosha38 chromosome 8, UCLA_HA_Equagga_1.0, whole genome shotgun sequence DNA region contains:
- the LOC124244088 gene encoding prothymosin alpha-like gives MSDTAGDPSSEITAKDLKEKKEAVEEADNGRDAPANGNANEENGEQEADNEVDEEEEEGGEEEEEEEEGDGEEEDGDEDEEAEAAMGKRAAEDDEDDDVDTKKQKTDEDD, from the coding sequence ATGTCAGACACGGCCGGGGACCCCAGCTCCGAGATCACCGCCAAGGACttaaaggagaagaaggaagctgTGGAGGAGGCAGACAATGGAAGAGACGCACCTGCTAATGGGAATGCTAATGAGGAAAATGGGGAGCAGGAGGCTGACAACGAGGTagatgaagaagaggaggaaggtggggaggaagaggaggaggaggaggaaggcgatggtgaggaagaggatggagatgaagatgaggaggctgaggcagcTATGGGCAAACGGGCAGCTGAAGATGACGAGGACGACGATGTTGACACCAAGAAGCAGAAGACCGACGAGGATGACTAg